The following coding sequences are from one Candidatus Bathyarchaeota archaeon window:
- a CDS encoding DUF47 family protein, with protein MVLPAETEERVRQRVLNICQEHLRKVLDLTRKVPQMIECFTKNDKEKAKQIYNEIRAGEDDVTKARRLVSRELAEIGAILLSREDFLRFTNLANEIADFSEGIAFRLLQVMEHNWNVPIDLKKDLLKLSEAVLETVIKLRETTMVLSYSPEKAMEKASEVEVAEKEVDELYRTLEIKLLNSKLEIQALLLLRDILQLLEDSADKAEDAVEAARVLSFIM; from the coding sequence TTGGTACTTCCAGCCGAGACGGAGGAACGTGTCAGGCAGAGGGTGTTGAATATTTGCCAAGAACACCTACGAAAAGTTTTGGATTTAACTAGGAAAGTCCCTCAAATGATAGAATGCTTCACAAAAAACGACAAAGAAAAAGCGAAGCAGATCTACAATGAGATCAGAGCCGGGGAAGACGACGTTACCAAGGCTAGACGACTCGTTTCAAGAGAATTGGCGGAAATTGGCGCCATATTATTGAGTAGAGAGGACTTCCTGAGGTTTACGAACTTGGCTAACGAAATAGCAGACTTTTCTGAAGGAATAGCCTTCCGCCTTCTACAGGTGATGGAACATAATTGGAATGTACCTATTGACCTTAAGAAGGACCTTTTAAAACTTTCGGAAGCCGTCCTTGAAACGGTCATAAAACTCAGAGAAACAACAATGGTTCTATCCTACAGTCCAGAAAAAGCTATGGAAAAAGCTAGCGAGGTCGAAGTAGCCGAAAAAGAGGTGGACGAACTATACAGAACCTTGGAAATAAAGCTTCTAAACAGTAAACTTGAAATTCAAGCACTTTTGCTTTTGAGGGACATACTGCAACTTTTAGAAGACTCTGCGGACAAGGCTGAAGATGCTGTTGAAGCAGCTCGTGTCCTATCCTTTATAATGTGA
- a CDS encoding NDP-sugar synthase: protein MPCCYDPEKLTVIIPVGGKATRLLPLTAETSKACLRLLNRPMIEFSLLSLAQQGVRDFIFGVKGYTNYRDLYDYFESGYGFSARYGITPRVHIKYQPNIDDLGSADSARINIEYYNLKNPIFAVQGDNIFDVNLKELIEFHEEKGAVITIALTEVKDVEGYGIADINKDCRIQKFIEKPSPKEAPSNLANTGLYLVSPEIRKIFKENGVKKIIRERKRLDFGYDFIPYVIETGRPVYGYVLKGGWYDVGTPKRYLEAMRDMLEGRFPVVVDYEGRIDEEAKIWVQGESFESMKRREEIVKKIKQGKIEVKGAVLIGRHCEIGDGARIVNSCIDNYTRIGHNAIIENSAVMDRVIIGDNAEIRDSIIGRHVTIHSSFRRPTRISAVSVIADDVIIAEGCLLKATKVYPHQSVRGEFEYQTIMSS from the coding sequence TTGCCTTGCTGCTATGATCCTGAAAAGTTGACTGTGATAATTCCAGTTGGCGGGAAAGCCACGCGACTTTTACCTTTAACAGCTGAAACAAGCAAGGCTTGTCTGCGTCTCCTGAACAGGCCAATGATAGAGTTTTCGCTTCTATCTCTGGCTCAGCAAGGTGTTAGAGACTTTATTTTTGGAGTTAAAGGATACACTAATTATCGAGATCTATACGACTATTTCGAGTCTGGTTACGGTTTTTCAGCCCGTTATGGTATAACCCCACGTGTGCATATAAAATATCAACCAAACATAGATGACTTAGGGAGCGCCGACTCAGCACGGATAAACATAGAATACTACAACTTGAAAAACCCTATTTTTGCAGTGCAAGGCGACAACATCTTCGACGTAAACTTAAAGGAGCTCATTGAATTTCATGAGGAAAAAGGAGCTGTCATAACAATCGCCTTGACAGAGGTAAAAGATGTTGAGGGCTACGGTATCGCTGACATAAACAAGGATTGCAGAATCCAAAAATTCATTGAAAAACCTTCACCGAAAGAAGCGCCTTCAAACCTTGCTAACACAGGCCTCTACCTAGTTTCGCCGGAAATAAGAAAAATCTTCAAGGAAAACGGTGTTAAGAAAATCATTAGAGAGCGAAAACGCCTTGACTTCGGATATGACTTTATCCCATATGTAATAGAGACTGGAAGACCAGTATATGGCTATGTCCTAAAAGGAGGCTGGTATGACGTTGGGACCCCTAAGCGTTACTTAGAAGCCATGAGAGACATGCTTGAAGGACGATTCCCTGTAGTGGTTGATTACGAAGGAAGAATCGACGAGGAAGCCAAAATTTGGGTTCAAGGTGAAAGCTTCGAGTCTATGAAACGCCGTGAAGAAATCGTAAAGAAAATCAAACAGGGAAAAATAGAGGTTAAAGGTGCGGTCCTGATAGGACGGCACTGTGAAATAGGTGACGGAGCGCGTATTGTGAATTCTTGTATAGATAACTATACAAGAATAGGCCATAATGCAATCATAGAAAATTCCGCCGTGATGGATCGAGTAATAATAGGAGATAACGCAGAGATTAGAGATAGCATCATCGGGCGGCACGTAACAATACATTCAAGTTTTAGACGGCCAACGAGGATTAGTGCAGTTTCGGTAATAGCCGACGACGTCATAATCGCAGAAGGTTGTCTCTTAAAAGCGACCAAAGTCTACCCACACCAATCAGTTAGAGGTGAATTTGAATACCAAACGATAATGTCAAGTTGA
- the endA gene encoding tRNA-intron lyase yields MPVEFIENFLVVWNPVEGSELYKTGFYGKPLGIPKPKVPEFNVPLILDLMEGLYLAEKGIITVYEGANKQKVSLKKLRQKARTLYEEFDEKYVVYRDLRDKEMVVTPGIKFGCDFAVYKYGPGLEHAPFMVSVKKASSELTATEIVKAGRLATTVRKRFIIAVPDLESGRVRYLIFKWFKA; encoded by the coding sequence ATACCAGTTGAGTTTATAGAAAATTTTTTAGTTGTCTGGAACCCGGTTGAGGGCTCAGAACTATACAAGACGGGGTTTTACGGTAAACCCTTAGGCATCCCAAAACCTAAAGTTCCAGAGTTTAATGTACCGTTGATTCTAGACTTAATGGAAGGATTATACCTCGCAGAAAAGGGAATTATAACCGTATATGAAGGGGCCAACAAACAAAAGGTAAGTTTAAAAAAGCTTCGTCAAAAAGCAAGAACACTTTATGAAGAGTTTGATGAGAAATACGTGGTCTACCGCGATCTGCGCGATAAAGAAATGGTAGTTACTCCAGGCATAAAGTTTGGATGCGACTTCGCAGTCTACAAATATGGACCTGGTTTAGAACATGCACCGTTTATGGTCTCTGTGAAAAAAGCGTCCTCCGAGTTAACTGCAACAGAAATTGTGAAAGCCGGAAGATTGGCGACCACCGTTCGTAAAAGGTTTATAATCGCCGTGCCAGACTTAGAAAGCGGAAGAGTTAGATATCTCATATTCAAATGGTTTAAAGCTTAA
- a CDS encoding cation-translocating P-type ATPase produces MSKPWHALEADAILKEFEVSREGLSSQEALERLKKYGPNEIRKVKRRTALQMFLDEFKDIFILLLIAATIFSAIIGYWEMVHGGEFMEAFADTITISAIVFLCAVTGFVQEYRAEKAVEALKKLAAPKARVIRDGKEVIIPASEVVPGDILALEEGDHIPADARLIEVVELKTNEAVLTGESVPVNKELAVLPEDTPISERRNMVFSATHVVYGRGKAVVVTTGMNTEFGKIAEMVQTAEEEETPLQKKLDRFASKIAKVVIAVCVLIFALEAFEVIMRMHFEAEGFIQAFMSSISLAISAVPEGLPAIVTIALALGAREFAKCNAIVRKLSAAESLGAVTVICSDKTGTITKGEMTVRELYVDGKLVEVTGVGYEPKGEFRIGEDSVKPEKSLELLLRIGALCNNASLRRNEQNNNWEIFGDPTEGALVVAAAKAGLQKEVLEQTFPRVGEIPFTSERKRMTTIHKTPDGEVHAYMKGAPEIVLETCTYILEGDKEKKLTAEKRKKILEINEQLASRALRVLAMAYRRLPATLEKHDADTVENEMVFVGLQGMIDPPREEAIEANKKCQKAGIKTVMITGDHKLTAVAVAKEVGIYNEGDLVLTGAEMDTMGDEEFEEIVEKVTVYARVSPEHKLRIVNALKKKGHIVAMTGDGVNDAPAVKAADVGVAMGISGTDVTREAADLVLVDDNFATIVKAVEQGRVIYDNIRKYARFLLACNFDELLVIGTFAILGGIFSPELFPLPLLPAMILWINLVTDGAPAVALATDPPDVDVMDRPPRKPEEGILHGMGAFIIASFLLQAAGTFLVFCLEYYVWPSHPWIRPDGTIDEVARQLTYREATTTAFVQAAMFELFVVWNCRSEKRSVWRMGRKAFENKFFVIADLASVALTLGIAFIPITQQLFHLTTLSLRDLAYVIGVASWGLFVFPEIFMGRKVWKWQ; encoded by the coding sequence ATGTCAAAGCCTTGGCATGCTTTAGAAGCTGATGCAATCCTAAAGGAGTTTGAAGTTTCCCGTGAAGGCTTATCTTCCCAAGAAGCCCTTGAAAGGCTTAAAAAGTATGGCCCTAACGAAATAAGGAAGGTTAAGCGGCGAACCGCTCTTCAGATGTTTTTAGACGAATTCAAAGATATATTCATTCTACTTTTGATCGCCGCGACAATTTTCTCTGCTATCATCGGGTATTGGGAGATGGTTCATGGCGGAGAGTTTATGGAGGCATTTGCTGATACAATAACTATAAGCGCCATAGTCTTCTTGTGTGCTGTAACTGGTTTTGTTCAAGAATATAGGGCGGAGAAAGCTGTTGAAGCCCTTAAAAAGTTGGCTGCTCCAAAGGCCCGAGTGATTAGAGACGGGAAAGAAGTCATTATTCCGGCAAGCGAGGTTGTGCCCGGCGATATTCTGGCATTAGAAGAGGGTGATCATATACCTGCTGATGCTCGCCTCATAGAGGTTGTAGAGCTCAAGACAAATGAGGCGGTTCTTACCGGCGAATCTGTGCCCGTTAACAAAGAATTAGCCGTCCTACCTGAAGACACACCGATATCTGAGAGACGAAACATGGTTTTCTCCGCCACCCATGTTGTTTACGGCCGCGGCAAAGCTGTTGTTGTAACAACAGGTATGAACACAGAGTTTGGTAAAATTGCTGAAATGGTGCAGACCGCTGAGGAGGAAGAAACACCCTTACAGAAGAAGCTGGATAGATTTGCAAGTAAAATTGCGAAAGTTGTAATTGCTGTTTGTGTTTTAATATTTGCCCTTGAAGCCTTCGAAGTAATAATGAGGATGCACTTCGAGGCTGAAGGTTTTATTCAAGCTTTTATGTCTTCAATTTCTTTGGCGATCTCCGCTGTTCCGGAAGGCTTACCTGCAATAGTTACCATTGCATTGGCTCTGGGTGCACGAGAATTTGCAAAGTGCAATGCTATTGTTAGGAAGTTATCAGCTGCCGAAAGCCTTGGAGCGGTGACTGTTATCTGTTCAGACAAAACTGGGACAATAACTAAGGGTGAGATGACTGTCCGCGAATTATATGTCGACGGGAAACTTGTAGAAGTGACGGGCGTCGGCTATGAACCAAAGGGAGAATTTCGTATAGGTGAAGATTCCGTAAAGCCTGAAAAAAGTCTTGAGCTACTATTGCGGATAGGCGCTTTGTGCAACAACGCCAGCCTGAGACGAAACGAGCAAAACAACAATTGGGAAATTTTTGGAGATCCAACGGAAGGTGCGCTTGTTGTTGCGGCTGCCAAAGCTGGGCTTCAGAAAGAAGTTTTGGAACAAACGTTTCCACGAGTCGGCGAAATCCCGTTTACCTCCGAAAGGAAACGCATGACTACGATTCACAAAACCCCAGACGGTGAGGTACATGCCTACATGAAAGGGGCTCCGGAAATAGTTCTTGAAACATGCACCTACATACTAGAGGGTGATAAAGAGAAGAAACTCACTGCAGAGAAAAGAAAGAAGATTTTGGAAATCAATGAGCAATTGGCCAGCCGTGCTTTACGAGTTCTTGCAATGGCATATCGTCGTCTGCCAGCAACTCTGGAGAAGCATGATGCTGACACTGTTGAAAATGAAATGGTTTTCGTCGGTCTGCAAGGTATGATTGATCCTCCCAGAGAAGAAGCAATAGAAGCCAATAAGAAATGCCAGAAAGCAGGCATAAAAACGGTTATGATAACAGGCGATCACAAACTAACTGCTGTGGCGGTTGCGAAAGAAGTTGGGATATATAATGAAGGCGACCTCGTTCTAACAGGCGCTGAAATGGATACAATGGGCGACGAAGAATTCGAAGAAATTGTTGAAAAAGTAACAGTGTATGCAAGGGTTTCTCCGGAACATAAACTCAGAATTGTTAACGCATTAAAAAAGAAAGGTCACATAGTGGCGATGACCGGTGATGGCGTTAATGATGCACCGGCAGTGAAAGCAGCCGACGTGGGCGTTGCCATGGGCATAAGTGGAACAGACGTCACAAGGGAGGCTGCAGATCTAGTCTTAGTGGATGACAACTTTGCAACTATTGTCAAAGCTGTAGAACAGGGCAGGGTAATCTACGATAACATACGCAAATATGCACGTTTCCTTTTGGCATGCAACTTTGATGAATTGTTGGTAATAGGGACGTTTGCAATCCTTGGTGGAATATTCTCGCCTGAACTATTTCCGCTTCCGCTTTTGCCAGCTATGATACTGTGGATAAACCTTGTGACTGATGGGGCTCCGGCTGTGGCTCTTGCCACAGACCCTCCAGATGTTGATGTCATGGATCGGCCTCCGCGCAAACCTGAAGAAGGGATTCTCCATGGGATGGGTGCCTTTATCATAGCATCCTTCCTACTTCAAGCAGCTGGCACTTTCTTAGTGTTCTGTCTAGAGTACTATGTTTGGCCATCTCACCCGTGGATTCGTCCAGATGGAACTATTGATGAGGTTGCTAGGCAACTAACCTACAGAGAAGCTACCACGACCGCTTTTGTGCAGGCTGCCATGTTTGAACTCTTTGTCGTATGGAACTGTCGTTCAGAAAAGCGAAGCGTGTGGAGAATGGGCAGAAAAGCCTTTGAAAACAAATTTTTCGTCATAGCTGACTTGGCGTCAGTTGCATTAACCCTCGGAATAGCTTTCATACCAATAACGCAGCAATTGTTCCACTTAACTACTCTCAGCTTAAGAGATCTTGCGTATGTAATAGGCGTGGCCAGCTGGGGCCTCTTTGTGTTCCCAGAAATATTCATGGGCCGGAAAGTTTGGAAATGGCAATAA
- a CDS encoding sodium-translocating pyrophosphatase: protein MEWFYLAPIAGLASVGLASYLYKYVTSQESGTERMREIAGAIKEGAKAYLRRQNITLAVFVVVMAVILGVLYTFYAFREGDPLGVYRGVSMAVAYVFGSICTTAAAYVGMMAAVEANVRTANAAKQGLKKAFPVAFYGGTVMGLFIVGLALLGISFLYYVFNVILGWSEIKASNIVLGFSFGASALALFAKAGGGIYTKTADISADLVGKVELGIPEDDPRNPAVIADNVGDNVGDVAGMGADLVDSYIASIVAAMIIGAEIGNSLLITLPLIVAAIGLFASIIGAFIVKLSIKGNPGAALNRGSFSTWIIFAAFLFALTYSYGLGNSWPGVFLPTVAGLIAGVIIGITSDYFTSIDRVPAQKVARASTTGAAINILTGFSYGIVSIVPPIIGICAATLAAWYLADAFGVSPFYGIAISAVGMLATVGMTISADAYGPVSDNAKGIAEQSGLGEEVIEIADRLDAAGNTTKAITKGFAIGAAALTVLALFGAYAHLVDITALDLMKPEVVAGVFLGGMMPPLLSALLILAVGRNAERMVEEVRRQFKEIPGLMEGKAKPDYAKCVDIATKGALKELMLPCILAIIVPILTMMVLGKEALAGFLAGSIVTGIIFALFMANAGGLWDNAKKYIESGAHGGKGSEAHKAAVTGDTVGDPFKDTAGPSLNTMITVMSLVAEVFAPLIVLLIA from the coding sequence ATGGAATGGTTTTATCTTGCACCAATAGCCGGTTTGGCCTCTGTGGGTTTAGCAAGCTACCTATATAAGTATGTTACGAGTCAGGAAAGCGGTACTGAGAGGATGCGAGAGATTGCAGGAGCCATAAAAGAGGGCGCCAAGGCTTATCTTAGAAGGCAGAACATCACCTTGGCAGTCTTTGTCGTCGTGATGGCTGTCATTCTTGGAGTGCTTTACACTTTCTACGCATTTCGTGAAGGGGATCCTCTGGGCGTATATCGCGGCGTAAGCATGGCCGTGGCTTACGTTTTCGGTTCAATTTGTACAACAGCGGCTGCTTATGTTGGGATGATGGCGGCCGTTGAAGCAAACGTTAGAACGGCGAATGCTGCAAAACAAGGACTGAAAAAGGCTTTTCCAGTAGCTTTTTACGGCGGCACTGTTATGGGCTTGTTTATTGTTGGTTTGGCCCTTCTTGGAATAAGTTTTCTTTACTACGTTTTTAACGTTATATTGGGATGGAGTGAAATTAAGGCGTCTAACATTGTTTTGGGTTTTAGCTTTGGAGCCAGCGCCTTGGCGCTTTTCGCTAAGGCAGGCGGCGGCATTTACACAAAAACTGCCGATATAAGCGCCGACCTTGTTGGAAAGGTGGAACTAGGCATCCCAGAGGATGATCCTAGGAATCCTGCCGTAATTGCTGACAATGTTGGGGACAATGTAGGCGATGTAGCTGGAATGGGCGCCGACTTGGTTGACTCCTACATAGCCAGCATTGTTGCTGCAATGATAATTGGCGCAGAAATTGGCAACTCGCTGCTAATTACGCTGCCCTTAATCGTTGCTGCAATAGGCTTATTTGCCTCAATAATAGGCGCCTTCATTGTTAAACTCAGCATTAAAGGAAATCCCGGAGCAGCACTTAATAGAGGCTCCTTTTCAACATGGATAATTTTCGCCGCATTCCTTTTCGCACTAACGTATTCCTATGGATTGGGCAACAGTTGGCCCGGAGTTTTTCTACCAACGGTTGCAGGCCTCATTGCTGGGGTTATCATTGGGATAACCTCTGACTACTTCACTTCTATAGACCGAGTACCTGCCCAAAAAGTGGCCCGCGCATCAACAACTGGAGCAGCCATAAACATACTTACTGGCTTTTCTTACGGAATAGTTAGCATTGTTCCACCGATAATCGGCATATGCGCCGCAACTTTGGCGGCATGGTACTTGGCAGATGCGTTCGGAGTGAGCCCCTTCTATGGCATCGCTATATCTGCTGTTGGAATGCTTGCTACCGTAGGAATGACTATTTCAGCAGACGCTTATGGGCCAGTGTCTGACAACGCGAAAGGTATAGCTGAGCAATCCGGGCTAGGCGAAGAGGTTATTGAAATTGCGGATAGACTTGACGCTGCGGGCAACACTACCAAGGCCATAACGAAAGGCTTTGCCATAGGCGCGGCAGCTTTAACGGTTCTGGCGCTTTTTGGAGCCTATGCCCACCTTGTTGATATAACCGCCTTGGATCTAATGAAGCCCGAAGTGGTGGCTGGAGTCTTCCTAGGCGGCATGATGCCTCCGCTACTCTCAGCGCTGCTGATTTTAGCTGTTGGCAGAAATGCTGAGAGAATGGTGGAAGAAGTTAGACGTCAGTTTAAAGAGATCCCAGGGCTTATGGAGGGCAAAGCGAAACCGGATTATGCCAAATGCGTAGACATCGCCACGAAAGGCGCCCTTAAAGAGCTCATGCTGCCATGTATATTAGCCATAATTGTTCCAATTTTGACTATGATGGTATTGGGCAAAGAAGCTCTAGCTGGATTCCTAGCCGGAAGCATTGTGACTGGCATAATTTTCGCCTTGTTCATGGCTAATGCGGGTGGCCTCTGGGACAATGCCAAAAAATACATCGAGTCTGGCGCACATGGCGGGAAAGGCTCGGAAGCCCATAAGGCAGCTGTGACCGGCGACACAGTTGGAGATCCTTTCAAGGACACCGCTGGGCCGTCACTCAACACGATGATTACGGTAATGTCGCTAGTAGCCGAAGTTTTTGCTCCGCTGATCGTCTTGTTAATTGCTTAA
- the asnS gene encoding asparagine--tRNA ligase: MSVSDILDGKLTNHEVEIKGWLVTRRSSGGVQFLIVRDGTGFIQATIHRNEVDEKVFNDADELTQESSIIIRGTVKEDKRAPGGYEIRVKDLQIVHLAEREYPLAKKEHGIDFLMNYRQLWIRSPRQTAILRIRAEVVKACRDFLDSQGFVLTDAPIFTPAAVEGTTTLFEVPYFGEKAYLTQSGQLYVEATIAAFGKVYCFGPTFRAEKSKTPRHLTEFWMVEPEMAFCDFEENLKVQEEMVTYIVKTILEKRRRELETLKRDIKPLQKVEPPFERISYTEAVNMLQKAGFPIQWGEDLGAPHERYISLQFEKPVFVHRYPAKAKAFYMQPDPENPEVVLCADLMAPEGYGEIIGGSQRIHDLKLLEKRIEEFGLPKQAYEWYLDLRRYGAVPHSGFGLGIERTVMWICKLKHIRETIPFPRTITRIYP; encoded by the coding sequence ATGAGTGTAAGTGACATTTTGGATGGAAAACTCACTAACCACGAAGTTGAAATTAAAGGTTGGCTTGTAACGAGACGCTCAAGCGGTGGAGTGCAATTCTTAATAGTTAGGGACGGAACGGGCTTTATACAGGCAACAATCCACAGAAATGAAGTCGATGAGAAGGTTTTCAATGACGCAGACGAGCTTACACAGGAATCCTCCATTATCATAAGGGGAACAGTGAAGGAAGACAAAAGAGCACCCGGCGGCTATGAAATTCGAGTCAAAGATTTGCAAATCGTGCACTTAGCTGAACGAGAGTATCCACTTGCCAAAAAGGAGCATGGTATAGACTTTCTCATGAATTATAGGCAGTTATGGATTAGAAGCCCCAGGCAAACTGCCATTCTAAGAATTAGAGCCGAAGTTGTGAAAGCTTGCAGAGATTTTCTAGACAGCCAAGGCTTTGTTTTAACAGACGCCCCTATATTTACACCGGCCGCAGTAGAGGGGACAACAACTCTATTTGAAGTTCCATATTTTGGAGAAAAAGCCTACTTGACTCAAAGTGGCCAGCTTTATGTCGAAGCAACTATAGCGGCTTTCGGGAAAGTTTACTGTTTCGGACCAACCTTCAGAGCAGAGAAATCAAAGACACCACGGCACTTGACGGAATTTTGGATGGTTGAGCCTGAAATGGCCTTCTGCGACTTCGAGGAAAATTTAAAAGTTCAAGAAGAGATGGTAACCTATATTGTCAAAACAATTTTAGAAAAACGCCGAAGAGAACTTGAAACCCTCAAACGAGACATCAAACCATTACAGAAAGTTGAACCGCCTTTTGAGAGGATAAGTTACACAGAAGCGGTGAACATGCTACAAAAGGCAGGCTTTCCTATACAGTGGGGTGAAGACCTTGGAGCACCCCATGAAAGGTACATTTCCCTGCAGTTTGAAAAGCCCGTGTTCGTCCACAGATATCCGGCTAAAGCTAAGGCGTTCTACATGCAGCCAGATCCAGAAAATCCTGAGGTAGTGCTATGCGCAGATTTGATGGCGCCGGAAGGCTACGGCGAAATAATAGGGGGAAGCCAGCGCATTCACGACTTAAAGTTGTTGGAAAAACGCATAGAAGAATTTGGCTTGCCAAAGCAAGCCTACGAATGGTACCTAGACCTACGAAGGTATGGCGCTGTTCCGCATTCTGGCTTTGGATTGGGAATAGAACGGACAGTTATGTGGATTTGCAAGCTAAAGCACATACGGGAGACAATACCTTTTCCGAGAACTATAACACGTATATATCCATGA
- a CDS encoding geranylgeranylglycerol-phosphate geranylgeranyltransferase, translating into MKKLVGLIRLMRPINCTMMGFAVIVGAALADAHSLFISPLSSLFYGFFTGFLLTAASMAINDYYDKEIDAINEPSRPIPSGLVKPKEAIAFAVALTFLGFSTAILTNSKAPLQCFTTALIFWLISVSYVTFGKKTGFPGNLLVSACVSAPFIYGSLAISNLIKGNIWIFAAMVFLSNTGREITKGIADMQGDMTRNVKTIAVLYGARQAAVAAAVFYLLAVMLTPIPPLLNLVSVWFIPIVAVTDLGLITSSIILLKNYSRKNAKRVKNQVLGWFLIGLIAFIAGSIS; encoded by the coding sequence ATGAAAAAACTTGTTGGTTTAATACGCCTAATGCGACCAATAAATTGCACAATGATGGGTTTCGCGGTGATTGTAGGCGCCGCCCTAGCTGACGCCCACAGTTTATTTATAAGCCCCTTATCGAGCCTTTTTTACGGCTTCTTTACGGGCTTTCTATTAACTGCAGCTTCGATGGCAATAAACGATTATTATGATAAGGAAATAGACGCCATAAACGAGCCTTCACGACCAATTCCCAGCGGTTTAGTAAAACCAAAAGAAGCCATAGCATTTGCAGTAGCGTTAACATTTTTGGGATTTTCCACAGCCATTCTAACAAATAGCAAAGCGCCACTTCAGTGTTTTACAACTGCTTTAATTTTTTGGCTTATCTCAGTAAGCTATGTCACCTTTGGAAAGAAAACAGGGTTCCCGGGAAACCTTCTAGTGAGCGCTTGCGTCTCAGCGCCGTTCATTTATGGAAGTTTAGCAATATCCAATCTTATAAAGGGAAACATTTGGATTTTTGCCGCAATGGTGTTCTTATCAAACACTGGAAGAGAAATAACCAAAGGGATAGCGGACATGCAAGGTGATATGACACGAAATGTTAAAACTATTGCAGTCCTTTATGGTGCGCGCCAAGCTGCAGTTGCTGCCGCGGTTTTTTACCTTCTTGCGGTGATGCTAACGCCAATACCACCATTGCTGAACCTCGTTTCGGTCTGGTTTATCCCAATAGTAGCAGTAACAGATCTAGGCCTTATTACATCTTCAATAATTCTTTTAAAGAACTATTCAAGGAAGAATGCGAAGCGAGTGAAAAATCAAGTTTTAGGCTGGTTTCTTATAGGGTTAATTGCCTTTATTGCAGGAAGCATTAGCTGA
- a CDS encoding cation-efflux pump — protein sequence MAGSFTTLKSPVFSIYLTIMRVGEERFKALSISTLAITSVVMVEFVLGMVAGSLAILSDGAHAMLDAVSMFILLIATKASLKPSDEEHMYGHEKIEPLGGLIGGVILFGTTLFLIMEAVQKIIYGKIFIIQEWELAGFAAIGYTLCIDLLRLKVLHKVKEQSATTRAGFYHSLADLGSTLVALFGFGMAVLGLPIFDVLASIFLSVTIGYLSIKLVKSSGMELSDAVSKDLAEKVRKEIMATEGVLKVTNLRVRKAGTKTFVEATIKVPDYMSLEESHMVSSRVEENLTRLLGSAEVTVHVEPPEKKTSTNKLIEQLAKKVDGVKAVHEVNTVLSNGKLYVTMHALVDPQMSVRDAHELAEKIERTLTQTIGNVGNVTVHMEPFDSTIQRGPAVDESEVRQTIFEAIKYYQQILSVKRIITYIADRKRYINIDCCFMEQFSVEEAHNISSKIEDMIKKKFTETVVTVHIEPKG from the coding sequence TTGGCTGGAAGCTTCACAACCCTTAAATCTCCCGTCTTTTCAATCTACTTGACTATAATGCGTGTAGGAGAAGAGAGGTTCAAGGCTCTAAGCATTTCGACACTTGCCATCACAAGCGTTGTTATGGTAGAATTTGTTTTGGGAATGGTTGCTGGGAGTCTCGCAATACTCAGCGATGGCGCCCACGCGATGCTGGACGCTGTGTCCATGTTTATTCTCTTGATTGCCACCAAAGCTTCGCTTAAACCCTCAGACGAGGAACACATGTACGGACATGAGAAAATTGAACCGCTGGGTGGGCTTATAGGCGGCGTAATCCTTTTCGGCACAACTCTTTTCCTAATCATGGAGGCCGTCCAAAAAATTATCTATGGAAAAATCTTCATTATTCAGGAGTGGGAACTTGCAGGGTTTGCTGCCATAGGCTACACTTTATGCATTGATCTTTTGCGGTTAAAGGTTCTCCATAAAGTAAAGGAACAAAGTGCAACCACTAGGGCTGGCTTTTACCATTCGCTGGCTGATTTAGGCTCAACGCTTGTAGCCCTCTTTGGGTTTGGGATGGCTGTACTTGGATTACCAATATTCGATGTTTTAGCTTCAATTTTCTTGAGTGTCACGATAGGCTATCTTAGCATTAAGCTTGTTAAATCAAGCGGAATGGAACTAAGTGATGCGGTATCTAAAGATCTAGCCGAAAAAGTTAGAAAGGAAATTATGGCGACGGAGGGCGTTTTGAAAGTTACGAATCTGCGAGTTAGAAAGGCTGGAACCAAAACGTTTGTTGAGGCCACAATTAAAGTTCCGGATTACATGAGTCTAGAAGAATCCCACATGGTATCCTCTAGGGTGGAGGAGAACCTTACCCGTCTTCTGGGTTCAGCTGAAGTTACCGTGCATGTTGAACCTCCCGAGAAAAAAACATCGACAAACAAGTTAATAGAACAACTAGCCAAAAAAGTCGACGGTGTGAAGGCGGTTCATGAGGTAAACACCGTGCTTTCCAATGGCAAACTCTATGTAACAATGCATGCACTGGTAGACCCCCAAATGTCTGTTCGTGATGCCCATGAATTGGCAGAAAAAATTGAGAGAACGCTCACCCAGACGATTGGAAACGTTGGAAATGTAACTGTGCACATGGAACCCTTTGACTCAACTATCCAGAGAGGACCAGCGGTGGACGAATCCGAAGTCCGGCAGACAATATTCGAGGCTATTAAGTATTATCAGCAGATTCTCAGTGTGAAGCGTATTATAACATATATAGCCGATAGAAAACGCTACATAAACATAGATTGCTGTTTTATGGAGCAATTTTCCGTTGAAGAAGCTCACAATATTTCGTCAAAAATTGAAGATATGATCAAGAAAAAGTTCACAGAAACTGTGGTAACTGTGCACATTGAACCAAAAGGATGA